The segment CTGACGATCAAGGATCGGCGGCGGGCCGCGGCCGTGCGGGCGCTGCTGAACACGTCGGGGTGGAGCGTGCGCGCCGGCACGGGCACACCAGGGGACGATGCCATGCTGTGGGTGACAGAGCCTGAGTCGGCTTCGGCGGATCAGGTGCACCAGTTCATCGAGGGGCACCCGATGCGGCGCGTGCTGCTGATCACCGACGATGGCGTGGCGTACCGGCGCGAGCGGGTGCAGTGCTGCGACGGCGCCCGCAACTTCAGCACGCTGCGGCAGGTGATCGAGGGGCTCACGGCGGAGGTCAGCGCGAGCTGACGCAAGAGCCGGCCGGCACCCGGTTCAGCCGAACATCTTCATCTGTTCGGGCTCGACGACCTCGTCGGTGATGGGGTGCTCGGGGTCGAGGCGGTAGTCGCCGCTATAACAGGCAGTGCAGTACTTCTCGCCCGGGCGGTTCATCACCGAGAGCAGGCCCTCGAGGCTCAGGTAGTGCAGGGAGTCCACGCCGAGGTAGGCGCGGATGTCCTCGATCGTCTTGCCCGTAGCGACCAGCTGGCTGCGCTCGGCGAAGTCGACGCCGAAGAAGCATGGGTGGCGGATGGGCGGGCAGCTGATGCGGAGGTGGATTTCCTTCGCCCCGCAGGCGCGGAGCTGGTCCATCTTCGCCTTGGTCGTGGTGCCGCGGACGATGGAGTCGTCCACGATGACGAGGCGCTTGCCGCGGACGAGCTCGTCGATGACGTTGAGCTTGAGGCGCACGGCCGCGGCGCGCTGGTCCTGGCTGGGCTTGATGAAGGTGCGGCCCACGTAGCGGTTGGGGACGATCGCCTCGCGGTAGGGAATCCCCGAGGCACGGGCGAAACCGAGGGCCGCGGAACGACCGGAGTCGGGCATGGGGACGATGTAGTCGGCGGCGACCGGCGACTCGGCGGCGAGGCGCTCGCCCATGGTCTCGCGGGCGATCTGCACGTTCTGGCCGAAGACGTTGCTCGCGGGGTTGGCGAAGTAGACGTGCTCGAAGACGCAGTGGGCGGTGCGCTCGGCGGGCTCGGCGAAGTGGCGGCTCTTGATGCCGTCATCGTTGATCGTGACGATCTCGCCGGGCTCGATCTCGCGGATGACCTTGGCGCCGACGACGTCGAGCGCGACGGTCTCGCTGGCGACAACATACTGGCCGGTGGACAGCTGGCCCAGGCTCAAGGGGCGCCAGCCCCAGGGGTCACGCGCCGCCTCGATTCGGTCGGGGAAGAGGAACAAGAGCGAGAAGGCGCCCTGGAGGTGGCGGAGCGTGGCGGCGAGTGGATCGACGGCGCGCTGCTGCTCGGGCGAAGCGAGCAGGTGGATGATGACCTCGGTGTCGCTCGTGGTGTGGAAGAGGTGGCCCGCCTGCTCGAAGGCGTGGCGGAGGACGAGGTTGTTGATGAGGTTGCCGTTGTGAGCGACCGCGACCTGACCTCCGACGTAGCTCTCCAGCAGCGGCTGGGCGTTGCAGGCAAGCGAGCCGCCGGCGGTGGAGTAGCGGTTGTGGGCGATGGCCCCTTTCCCGCCGATGTGGTCGAGCTCTTCCAGCTCCTTGGTCTCGAAGATCTCGGGGACCAGACCCATACCGGTGTGGGCGGAGAGGACCTCCCCGTCGGAAACGGCGATGCCGGCGGACTCCTGCCCGCGGTGCTGCTGGGCGTAGAGGCCGAGGTAGGAGAGCCGGGCGGACTGGGGGTGACCCCAGACGCCGAAGACGCCGCACTTCTCCTTCTTCTCGTAGTGCTGGTAGGGGGTGGCCTGGGAGGAAAGGACGGTGAGCGGGATGCGTTTGGGCATCGGGGGCATTCCGCGTGAAGCGTAGGTGCGGGCGTGGGTGACTCTGCTGGGGGGAAGGTACCTGTTTTCGGGGAGGGGGACAAAGTGGAGGCGGGGAGAGCACAGATTGGTGCGAGAAGGTCCACCCCTTCGGGGTTCAGAACGCCCGCACGGTACGGCTACCCAGGGTTACGCTCGCGGACTCGCTGCACCCTGGGCTACTGCCATGCACCCGCTACGCGGGTTCAAAGGCAGGGCGTTGACCGGGAGGTGGGGTGCGCCTTCAATCTGGACCCCCTCGGGAGTGCCGTGGGGAAGTGCCCGGATCTCACCTTAGCCGGCCCGAAGACTCGGTTTACCGGCGCAGATCGGTCGCCTTTGCGACCACCCAGGTTTCGGAACACCGGTCAGGAGACCGGTGCCACCAAAGCCAGGAGACGGAAGGAATCAGATGGCTCGTTATACCGGTCCCAAGCTGAAGCTCTCGCGTCGTGTCGGCGTGCCGATTTCCGACACCCCCAAGCACACCTCGAAGCGCGCCCTGACCTACCCGGGCATGCACGGGTACCGCGGTCGCCGCATGCGCGACTACGGCATCCGCCAGAACGAGAAGCAGAAGCTCAAGTACTACTACGGGGTGCTGGAGAAGCAGTTCCGCCTGTACCTGGCCGCGGCGGCCAAGCAGCCGGGCAACACGGGTGACGTGCTGCTCGCGGCGCTGGAGACGCGCCTGGACAACGTGATCCGTCGTGCGGGCCTGGCCCGGACGATCTGGGGCGCCCGCCAGATGGTGGCCCACGGGCATGTCATCGTGAACGGCCGCAAGACCGACCGTCCGAGCTTCCACGTCAGCGTGGGCGACGTGATCACCCTCAAGCCCAAGGCGCAGAAGCTGGCCAAGGAGGCGATGGAGTCGCTGGCCGGCTACGAGGTCCCGGGCTGGATGGAGCTGAACCCCGCCGAGAGCACCCTGCGCATGGTGGCGGTGCCCACCAGCGATCAGATCCCCTTCGACGTCAACACCAACCTCATCATCGAGTTCTACCGCTAAGATTGAGGCCCGGTGGGCCTTCCTTAGGAACTCCACGGCCGACCGGCGATGCCGGTCGGCCGTTTGTGTTTGCGGGGGGACTAGGTCGGATAGGTCTTCGAGGTCTAATGGGCCTGATGCAGGCCCTGGAGCAGTGAGCAAAGCATGATCAAGTTGATGCGCAAGA is part of the Phycisphaerales bacterium genome and harbors:
- the purF gene encoding amidophosphoribosyltransferase, with the protein product MPKRIPLTVLSSQATPYQHYEKKEKCGVFGVWGHPQSARLSYLGLYAQQHRGQESAGIAVSDGEVLSAHTGMGLVPEIFETKELEELDHIGGKGAIAHNRYSTAGGSLACNAQPLLESYVGGQVAVAHNGNLINNLVLRHAFEQAGHLFHTTSDTEVIIHLLASPEQQRAVDPLAATLRHLQGAFSLLFLFPDRIEAARDPWGWRPLSLGQLSTGQYVVASETVALDVVGAKVIREIEPGEIVTINDDGIKSRHFAEPAERTAHCVFEHVYFANPASNVFGQNVQIARETMGERLAAESPVAADYIVPMPDSGRSAALGFARASGIPYREAIVPNRYVGRTFIKPSQDQRAAAVRLKLNVIDELVRGKRLVIVDDSIVRGTTTKAKMDQLRACGAKEIHLRISCPPIRHPCFFGVDFAERSQLVATGKTIEDIRAYLGVDSLHYLSLEGLLSVMNRPGEKYCTACYSGDYRLDPEHPITDEVVEPEQMKMFG
- the rpsD gene encoding 30S ribosomal protein S4; amino-acid sequence: MARYTGPKLKLSRRVGVPISDTPKHTSKRALTYPGMHGYRGRRMRDYGIRQNEKQKLKYYYGVLEKQFRLYLAAAAKQPGNTGDVLLAALETRLDNVIRRAGLARTIWGARQMVAHGHVIVNGRKTDRPSFHVSVGDVITLKPKAQKLAKEAMESLAGYEVPGWMELNPAESTLRMVAVPTSDQIPFDVNTNLIIEFYR